A part of Caviibacter abscessus genomic DNA contains:
- a CDS encoding YveK family protein: protein MDIIKTIKKNILKILILSTILTVLAYLVVSYIQVQKITVNIYVNEKYIKEMNDDAKYILSSHNFNSYLIANSKMINKVFSKVDENELSKNILVEKPISNESTLKITFTTKDKQLGKEFAYELVNLSNSYIKDIQFSYFSKMSENLEKQYNELNKRTNIIEYRDAQADTTISKLVFYKQIKEDKNDVVRLTNVMNKGKYNKKIILLAAFLLGFVLIIFKEEIEK, encoded by the coding sequence ATGGATATAATAAAAACAATCAAAAAAAATATACTTAAAATTTTAATTTTATCAACGATATTAACAGTATTAGCTTATTTAGTAGTAAGTTATATACAAGTACAAAAAATAACTGTAAATATTTATGTAAATGAAAAATATATAAAGGAAATGAATGATGATGCAAAATATATTTTAAGTTCACATAATTTTAATTCGTATCTTATAGCTAATTCAAAAATGATTAATAAAGTATTTTCTAAGGTAGATGAAAATGAATTATCAAAAAATATTTTAGTTGAAAAACCTATTAGCAATGAAAGTACATTAAAAATTACTTTTACAACTAAGGATAAACAATTAGGAAAAGAATTTGCTTATGAACTTGTAAACTTATCTAATTCATATATTAAAGATATTCAATTTTCTTACTTTTCAAAAATGAGTGAAAATCTTGAAAAACAATATAATGAATTGAACAAGAGAACAAATATTATAGAATATAGAGATGCACAAGCAGACACAACTATATCAAAATTAGTATTCTATAAACAAATAAAAGAAGATAAAAATGATGTTGTAAGACTGACAAATGTAATGAATAAAGGGAAATACAACAAAAAAATTATACTTTTAGCAGCATTTTTACTAGGTTTTGTATTAATAATTTTTAAAGAAGAAATTGAAAAATAG
- a CDS encoding phospho-sugar mutase has protein sequence METYMTKYTNWLNYGGLDEDLKAQLENIKGDESEIKDRFYQELVFGTAGLRGKLGAGTNRMNRLVIARATKALAEVIKSHGEEAVKKGIVIAYDCRIMSPEFAKEAATIMASEGIKTYLFESLRPTPELSFAVRYLKCTSGINITASHNPKEYNGYKVYWDEGSQIKDDIASQVLEQMQKLDLFSDYKKLSFEKAKESGILEIIGAEVDRAYYEEVKKQSLRSDELLDKSIRIVYTPLNGAGNKGVRTVLDEMGYKNIFVVPEQENPDGHFPTIGYPNPEFVSVFEYADKLCEKVDGEVIIATDPDSDRLAVEVNHKGEIIPLNGNQTGVLLIHYLVSSLAENGQMPKNPIIVKSIVTGEMGTAVCKKYGVEMVSVLTGFKNICALSNLYSKTKEKTYIFGYEESVGYNIGTFVRDKDGVTASLILAEMAAFYKKQGKTLIDVLYELFEEFGYYKEKGISIVLEGVEGQQRISRMMKEFRNIYPKQILDTQVKEITDYEMQVVIDYKSGTKKAIDTEKQNAFKVTYEDGSWYTLRPSGTEPKIKLYLYVKDEKEEVSQHKLEEFERVVLEVVHSIK, from the coding sequence ATGGAAACTTATATGACCAAATATACCAATTGGTTAAATTATGGGGGGCTTGATGAGGATTTAAAAGCTCAATTAGAAAATATAAAAGGAGACGAATCTGAAATAAAGGACAGATTTTATCAAGAATTAGTATTTGGTACAGCTGGACTTAGAGGAAAACTTGGAGCCGGAACAAACAGAATGAATAGACTTGTTATTGCAAGAGCAACAAAAGCCTTAGCTGAAGTAATAAAATCACATGGAGAAGAAGCAGTAAAAAAAGGGATAGTAATTGCATATGATTGTAGAATAATGTCTCCTGAATTTGCAAAAGAGGCAGCTACAATAATGGCTAGTGAAGGAATTAAAACATATTTATTTGAAAGTTTAAGACCTACTCCTGAATTATCTTTTGCAGTTAGATATTTAAAATGTACATCAGGTATTAATATTACGGCATCACATAACCCCAAAGAGTATAATGGATATAAGGTGTATTGGGACGAAGGTTCTCAAATAAAAGATGACATAGCAAGTCAAGTATTAGAACAAATGCAAAAATTAGACTTATTTTCAGATTATAAAAAATTATCTTTTGAAAAGGCTAAAGAAAGTGGAATTCTTGAAATCATTGGAGCAGAAGTTGACAGAGCATATTATGAAGAAGTAAAAAAACAATCTTTAAGATCTGATGAATTATTAGATAAAAGTATAAGAATAGTATATACTCCACTTAACGGAGCAGGAAATAAAGGTGTAAGAACAGTATTAGATGAAATGGGATATAAAAATATTTTTGTGGTTCCTGAACAAGAAAATCCGGACGGACATTTTCCTACAATAGGATATCCAAATCCTGAATTTGTTTCTGTTTTTGAATATGCAGATAAACTTTGCGAAAAAGTTGATGGTGAAGTAATAATTGCAACAGATCCTGATTCAGATAGACTTGCAGTTGAAGTAAATCATAAAGGGGAAATTATACCTTTAAATGGAAACCAAACAGGAGTTTTATTAATTCATTATTTAGTTTCATCTCTTGCAGAAAATGGACAAATGCCTAAAAATCCAATAATAGTTAAATCAATAGTTACAGGTGAAATGGGAACTGCTGTTTGTAAAAAATACGGTGTTGAAATGGTTAGCGTTTTAACAGGATTTAAAAATATTTGTGCATTATCAAATCTATATTCAAAAACTAAAGAAAAAACATATATATTTGGGTATGAAGAAAGTGTAGGATATAATATAGGGACATTTGTAAGAGATAAAGATGGAGTTACAGCATCATTAATTCTTGCTGAAATGGCTGCTTTTTATAAAAAACAAGGTAAAACACTTATTGATGTTTTATATGAATTATTTGAAGAATTTGGATATTATAAGGAAAAAGGAATTTCAATAGTTCTAGAAGGTGTTGAAGGTCAACAAAGAATATCAAGAATGATGAAAGAATTTAGAAATATTTATCCTAAGCAAATACTTGATACTCAAGTTAAAGAAATAACAGATTATGAAATGCAAGTAGTAATAGACTATAAATCAGGAACAAAGAAAGCTATTGACACTGAAAAACAAAATGCTTTTAAAGTTACTTATGAAGATGGAAGTTGGTATACATTAAGACCATCAGGAACAGAGCCAAAAATCAAACTTTACCTTTATGTCAAAGATGAAAAGGAAGAAGTTTCTCAACATAAATTAGAAGAATTTGAAAGGGTTGTACTTGAAGTAGTACATTCAATTAAATAA
- a CDS encoding L,D-transpeptidase family protein, translating to MKKLFLMFFVFLYTFSYSIEYIEKFSDERSEHIDFNFQFDKYVPKDKDHYVFAKKSVNLRAKPTVKSSIVSKLNFHKTIKVTALVENNKKEKWYEVTTEKGKVAYVRKNLVIKREFDFKKAVERAERFNKFIEKNLGNIKVVNKYTPLSEEVVSFKKDKFGNRGSQSIQIYTDKDFKDFIYLPDRSLFVILNETDKYFEIITSAYGEKIYYMPKTNAKYIRNSGIIDYINKFVFVSKHSQNQITYERDTQSGRYNMLSVGYVTTGKDSEFGYATPKGEFLVAISKPTMLYTSDIEKDTIVGDALYAIRFSGGAYLHGIPSMYEPKENREERKKVTASKLGTYPLSHKCVRNEDDSIKFIYQWIGSKSVNKAGHRTPQEPVIVIVD from the coding sequence TTGAAAAAATTATTTTTAATGTTTTTTGTTTTCTTATACACATTTTCATATTCAATTGAGTATATAGAAAAATTTAGTGATGAAAGATCAGAACACATAGATTTTAATTTTCAATTTGATAAGTATGTTCCAAAAGATAAAGATCATTATGTGTTTGCTAAAAAATCAGTAAATTTAAGAGCTAAACCAACTGTAAAATCAAGTATAGTATCAAAACTAAATTTTCATAAAACAATAAAAGTAACAGCATTAGTTGAAAATAATAAAAAAGAAAAGTGGTATGAAGTTACAACTGAAAAAGGGAAAGTTGCTTATGTAAGAAAAAATTTAGTTATAAAAAGAGAATTTGATTTTAAAAAAGCTGTTGAAAGAGCCGAACGATTTAATAAATTTATTGAAAAAAACTTAGGTAATATAAAAGTTGTAAATAAATATACTCCCCTTTCAGAAGAGGTTGTATCATTTAAAAAAGATAAATTTGGTAATAGAGGTAGTCAAAGTATACAAATATATACTGATAAAGATTTTAAGGATTTTATATACCTTCCCGATAGATCTTTATTTGTAATATTAAATGAAACTGATAAATATTTTGAAATAATAACAAGTGCATATGGAGAAAAAATATACTATATGCCAAAAACAAATGCAAAATATATAAGAAATAGTGGTATAATAGATTATATAAATAAATTTGTATTTGTAAGTAAACATAGCCAAAATCAAATAACTTATGAAAGAGATACTCAATCAGGAAGATACAATATGCTATCCGTTGGTTATGTTACTACAGGTAAAGACAGTGAATTTGGATATGCTACACCAAAGGGAGAATTTTTAGTAGCTATATCTAAACCTACAATGTTGTATACTTCAGATATTGAAAAAGATACAATAGTAGGGGATGCTCTTTATGCAATAAGGTTTTCAGGAGGTGCATATTTGCATGGTATACCATCAATGTATGAACCGAAAGAAAATAGAGAAGAAAGAAAAAAAGTAACTGCATCTAAACTTGGGACTTATCCGTTATCTCATAAATGTGTTAGAAATGAAGATGACAGCATTAAATTTATATATCAATGGATAGGGTCAAAATCAGTAAATAAAGCAGGGCACAGAACGCCGCAAGAACCTGTGATTGTTATAGTAGATTAA
- the smc gene encoding chromosome segregation protein SMC, whose amino-acid sequence MYLKGLELNGFKSFSNKVCLDFTKGITAIVGPNGSGKSNILDAILWVLGEQSYKSIRAKDSTDVIFSGGKNKKARSSATVSLIISNEDRFLDLDSDNIVISRTINRNGENEYSLNGKKTRLKDINALLMDTGIGKQAYSVIGQGKVERIIASSPAEIRAVIDEAAGIKKAKTEKELSNKKLESVQNEIEKIELVEEELKRHLDRLEQESKKARTYMAYTKKINVLKYMLFCYVKNSVQTRLDNLNENKKNLEKELETLNNDLDNLLMELKNINESKNKIEQDIKELTLDNENQTQRVKQLQQLEFEYITKKANFNAQISSKQERVKELEDKKTQLSKTLEQYDAELKSKKEEIDGLNLQREKLDRVINLNIEMKKDYNEKIKLCEENYKKYDVDKLRLKFENEDLEKRIEKSKIKLEQVTKEKEESIKKLDSIGSEFSEKENLLQKEQEFEILKNTIEDLKKQKHNLQVHYDEISSKYTSLYSIIENQKNMSAGIQFVCKNSKNDKKVLGPLVNMLDIPKKYQMALSTIGAYSFNDIIVEDSQTANKYISLLKESKIGTVSFIPIDNIKVKAINTKKYDGSIDYARNLVKNISGNKNVDKVIEYVFSNSLVVEKLENGVKLSKFVNDRIVTLDGDIISATGRMTGGYNTRKIDNSLLKNTQLKELETEKEQSFKNLENINSKIAENQEVLEKLRVILDDLKSNYETYKYEKLKIQREQDTYTFEIEENEEFIKTKTTEIAENVKLIKAIEKNIVDNEKHLKELISKLNGIEENEEYEKQLKEIDIELAILNEKQLSKYARYEEINEEYVLVNDEYNTISIFLDKKDELYNDIENEINKIKNEIEKIESNDIKLKENIKNLNDQHKKLSDEHISSLSNKSDLEINIMSIENNLNNICENIRRDEEKLSSNNEKLSELEDEKESIISNYEYQEILDETQAKSVEKNINLNEKSRANIGSVNLESIEEFEQEQSKYEKLTNDKFDLLRSRESILDLINEINNDIMTKFSDAITNITSNFEYMCKELLQNAKGTIKLLDKDDLLETGVELSIKYKNKPEQTLTLLSGGEKSMLALSFIMAIFMYKPSPFTFFDEVEAALDEANTKKIIKVLKEFINKSQFILITHNKETMKGSNRLYGVTMNKEIGESMIVNVDI is encoded by the coding sequence ATGTATTTAAAAGGATTGGAATTAAATGGATTTAAGTCATTTTCCAATAAAGTTTGTTTGGATTTTACAAAAGGTATAACAGCTATAGTAGGTCCCAATGGTTCAGGAAAAAGTAATATTTTAGATGCGATACTTTGGGTTTTGGGAGAACAAAGCTATAAATCCATACGTGCTAAAGACAGTACAGATGTAATATTTTCAGGTGGTAAAAATAAAAAAGCAAGATCATCTGCAACTGTTAGTCTAATAATTAGTAATGAAGATAGATTTTTAGATTTAGATAGCGATAATATCGTAATTAGCCGTACTATAAATAGAAATGGTGAAAACGAATATAGTTTAAATGGAAAGAAAACAAGATTAAAAGATATAAATGCTTTGCTTATGGATACTGGTATAGGTAAGCAAGCTTATTCTGTTATAGGTCAAGGTAAAGTTGAGAGAATAATCGCCTCATCTCCTGCTGAAATTAGGGCTGTAATAGATGAAGCTGCCGGTATAAAAAAGGCAAAAACTGAAAAAGAATTATCAAATAAAAAACTAGAATCTGTTCAAAATGAAATAGAAAAAATAGAATTAGTTGAAGAAGAATTAAAAAGACATTTAGACAGATTAGAGCAAGAATCAAAAAAAGCAAGAACATATATGGCATATACAAAAAAGATAAATGTATTGAAATATATGCTTTTTTGTTATGTAAAAAATAGTGTTCAAACAAGACTTGATAATTTAAATGAAAATAAAAAAAATCTTGAAAAAGAATTAGAAACACTAAATAATGATTTAGATAATCTTTTAATGGAATTAAAAAATATTAATGAAAGCAAAAATAAAATAGAGCAAGATATAAAAGAATTAACTCTTGATAATGAAAATCAGACACAAAGAGTTAAGCAACTTCAACAATTAGAGTTTGAATATATAACGAAAAAAGCAAATTTTAATGCACAAATAAGTTCAAAACAAGAAAGAGTAAAAGAACTTGAAGATAAAAAAACGCAATTATCAAAAACTTTGGAGCAATATGATGCAGAGCTTAAAAGTAAAAAAGAAGAAATAGATGGATTAAATTTACAAAGAGAAAAATTGGATAGAGTCATTAATCTTAATATTGAAATGAAAAAAGATTATAACGAAAAAATAAAGCTTTGTGAAGAAAACTATAAGAAATATGATGTAGATAAATTAAGGCTAAAGTTTGAAAATGAAGATTTGGAAAAAAGAATAGAAAAATCAAAAATAAAACTTGAGCAAGTAACAAAAGAAAAAGAAGAAAGCATAAAAAAATTAGATAGTATAGGTTCTGAGTTCAGTGAAAAAGAAAATCTTTTACAAAAAGAACAAGAATTTGAAATTTTAAAAAATACGATAGAAGATTTAAAAAAACAAAAGCATAATTTACAAGTTCATTATGATGAAATAAGTAGTAAATATACCAGCTTATATAGCATAATTGAAAATCAAAAAAATATGAGTGCGGGTATACAATTTGTTTGTAAAAATTCTAAAAATGATAAAAAAGTTTTAGGTCCATTAGTAAATATGTTAGATATACCTAAAAAATATCAGATGGCATTATCGACTATAGGTGCATATTCATTTAATGATATAATTGTTGAAGATAGTCAAACTGCAAATAAGTACATATCTTTGTTAAAAGAAAGTAAAATTGGGACAGTTTCATTCATACCTATTGATAATATAAAGGTAAAAGCTATAAATACTAAAAAATATGATGGTAGTATAGACTATGCAAGAAATTTGGTTAAAAATATTTCTGGTAATAAAAATGTTGATAAAGTAATAGAATATGTATTTTCAAATTCTTTAGTCGTTGAAAAACTTGAAAATGGTGTTAAACTATCTAAATTTGTTAATGATAGAATTGTAACTTTAGATGGAGATATTATTTCTGCGACAGGAAGAATGACCGGAGGTTATAACACAAGAAAAATTGATAATTCATTACTTAAAAATACACAGTTAAAAGAACTTGAAACAGAAAAAGAACAAAGTTTTAAAAATCTTGAAAATATAAATAGTAAAATAGCTGAAAATCAGGAAGTTTTAGAAAAATTAAGAGTTATACTTGATGATTTGAAATCAAATTATGAAACATATAAGTATGAAAAACTAAAAATTCAAAGAGAGCAGGACACATATACTTTTGAAATAGAAGAAAATGAAGAGTTTATTAAAACAAAAACAACAGAAATTGCCGAAAATGTTAAATTAATTAAAGCAATTGAAAAAAATATAGTTGATAATGAAAAACATTTAAAAGAATTAATTTCTAAATTAAATGGTATTGAAGAAAACGAAGAGTATGAAAAGCAATTAAAAGAGATAGATATTGAGCTTGCAATATTAAATGAAAAACAATTATCAAAGTATGCAAGATATGAAGAAATAAATGAAGAATATGTTTTAGTTAATGATGAGTACAATACAATATCAATATTTTTAGATAAAAAAGATGAATTATACAATGATATTGAAAATGAGATAAACAAGATAAAAAATGAAATAGAAAAAATAGAAAGTAATGATATTAAGTTAAAAGAAAATATAAAAAATCTTAATGATCAACATAAAAAACTTTCTGACGAACATATAAGTTCATTATCTAATAAATCTGATTTAGAAATTAATATAATGTCTATTGAAAATAATCTTAATAATATATGTGAAAATATAAGAAGAGATGAAGAAAAATTAAGTTCAAATAATGAAAAATTATCAGAACTTGAAGATGAAAAAGAAAGTATTATAAGTAATTATGAATATCAAGAAATTTTAGATGAAACACAAGCAAAATCCGTTGAGAAAAATATAAACCTTAACGAAAAAAGTAGAGCTAATATTGGAAGTGTTAATTTAGAATCAATAGAAGAATTTGAACAAGAACAAAGCAAATATGAAAAATTAACAAATGATAAATTTGATTTATTAAGAAGTAGAGAATCAATTTTAGATTTAATTAATGAAATAAATAATGATATTATGACTAAATTTAGCGATGCAATAACAAATATTACAAGTAATTTTGAATATATGTGTAAGGAATTACTTCAAAATGCCAAAGGAACAATAAAATTACTTGATAAAGACGATTTATTAGAAACAGGTGTTGAACTTAGTATAAAATATAAAAATAAACCGGAACAAACTCTTACATTGTTATCAGGTGGAGAAAAATCAATGTTGGCTTTATCGTTTATAATGGCAATATTCATGTATAAACCATCACCATTTACATTTTTTGATGAAGTTGAAGCAGCACTTGATGAAGCAAATACTAAAAAAATAATAAAGGTTTTAAAGGAATTTATAAACAAATCACAATTTATATTAATAACTCATAATAAGGAAACTATGAAAGGTTCAAATAGGCTTTATGGAGTAACTATGAATAAAGAAATTGGAGAATCAATGATAGTAAATGTAGATATTTAA
- a CDS encoding NAD-dependent epimerase/dehydratase family protein — MKEVLILGGAGFIGSHIADVFSQNGYKCIIVDNLSKGNLKNIESVKNKVFYQIDICNKKDLKEVFEKHNIELVYHESAQISVTESIKDPYFDAKENIMGLINVLDLCVEYKVKKLVFASSAAVYGVPSSEISKENDSLCALSFYGLTKKTGEEYIRLYHDIFGLDYVIFRYSNVFGPRQSVEGEAGVVAIFSNNMINGQDVYIDGDGLQTRDFIYVKDVAYANYIAGIENIKNNTFNLSNNSKTSILELYNIMKEAFLFKGKLIFREARKGDIRDSRLDNTKLLENTSYRAEYSVKEGINEYARSIECI, encoded by the coding sequence ATGAAAGAAGTTCTGATTTTAGGTGGAGCAGGATTTATCGGTTCGCATATAGCGGATGTTTTTTCGCAAAATGGGTATAAGTGTATAATAGTTGATAACTTAAGCAAAGGAAATCTTAAAAATATTGAAAGTGTTAAGAATAAAGTTTTTTATCAAATAGATATATGTAATAAAAAAGATTTAAAAGAAGTTTTTGAAAAGCATAATATAGAATTAGTTTATCATGAATCTGCACAAATAAGTGTAACTGAGTCTATAAAAGATCCATATTTTGACGCAAAGGAAAATATAATGGGTCTTATAAACGTTCTTGATTTATGTGTTGAATATAAAGTAAAAAAATTAGTATTTGCTTCTTCAGCAGCAGTTTATGGAGTGCCTTCTTCTGAAATTTCAAAAGAAAACGATAGTTTATGTGCATTATCATTTTACGGACTTACAAAAAAAACTGGAGAAGAATATATTAGGTTATATCATGATATATTTGGACTGGATTATGTAATATTTAGATATTCAAATGTATTTGGACCTAGACAATCAGTTGAGGGTGAAGCTGGAGTTGTAGCAATATTTAGTAACAATATGATAAACGGACAAGATGTATATATAGATGGAGATGGTCTACAAACAAGAGACTTTATTTATGTAAAAGATGTAGCATATGCAAACTATATTGCCGGTATAGAAAATATTAAAAATAATACTTTCAATTTATCAAATAATAGTAAAACTAGTATATTGGAATTATATAATATTATGAAAGAAGCATTTTTATTTAAAGGTAAGCTTATATTCCGTGAAGCCAGAAAAGGTGATATAAGAGATAGTAGACTTGATAACACTAAATTACTTGAAAATACATCATATAGAGCAGAATATAGTGTAAAAGAAGGTATTAACGAATATGCAAGGAGTATAGAATGTATTTAA
- a CDS encoding exopolysaccharide biosynthesis polyprenyl glycosylphosphotransferase gives MKKTIDRKSFMYLYVILNILIFVLGLVVVNKPLNYKSFMLLSISFVFYYIFNVFNMDYLKYSLKQLLVNIVLNVCLFFMSNLIFFRQNEGIIFFGLMMFYQIVAKYLILNYSKLRPRLLFVGENEYKEEIKEEVIKSKLFHLALELTEDQDIQNLIEHIEKYRIDVVVDFDSGILKNELIANYLFNKKLEGFKFFNFKGFYEKTLYKLPIKVLKKKYFLLEDGFISYQDQLKKNLKRLFDLCFAIVILIPSIPIMIIAAIIIKLESKGPIIYSQERIGENNKAFKIYKFRSMRVDSEKNGPAWAKEKDNRVTKFGNIMRKTRIDELPQLYNVIVGEMSFVGPRPERQFFIDTLEKEIPYYNLRHIVKPGLTGWAQVKYPYGASVEDAYRKLQYDLYYIKNYSLSFDILIILDTIKIVIFGKGR, from the coding sequence ATGAAAAAGACTATTGATAGAAAAAGTTTTATGTATTTATATGTTATACTTAATATACTAATTTTTGTTTTAGGATTGGTTGTAGTCAATAAACCTTTGAATTATAAAAGCTTTATGCTGCTATCTATTTCTTTTGTTTTTTATTATATATTTAATGTATTTAACATGGATTACTTAAAATATAGTTTGAAGCAATTATTGGTAAATATAGTTTTAAATGTTTGTCTATTTTTCATGAGTAATTTAATATTTTTTAGACAAAATGAGGGGATTATATTCTTCGGTCTTATGATGTTTTATCAAATTGTTGCAAAATATTTAATATTAAATTATTCAAAATTAAGACCAAGACTTTTATTTGTCGGAGAAAATGAATATAAAGAAGAAATAAAAGAAGAGGTAATTAAATCAAAATTATTTCATTTAGCTTTAGAATTAACAGAAGATCAAGATATTCAAAATTTAATTGAACACATAGAAAAATATAGAATAGATGTAGTTGTAGACTTTGATTCAGGTATACTTAAAAATGAATTAATAGCAAACTATTTATTTAATAAAAAATTAGAAGGATTCAAATTTTTTAATTTTAAAGGTTTTTATGAAAAAACTTTATACAAATTACCTATAAAAGTATTGAAAAAAAAATATTTTTTATTGGAAGACGGCTTTATTTCATATCAGGATCAACTTAAGAAAAATCTTAAAAGATTATTTGATTTATGTTTTGCAATAGTTATACTTATACCTTCAATTCCTATAATGATAATAGCTGCAATAATAATTAAATTGGAATCAAAAGGACCTATTATTTATTCTCAGGAAAGAATAGGAGAAAATAATAAGGCGTTTAAAATATATAAATTTCGTTCTATGAGAGTAGACTCTGAAAAAAATGGTCCTGCTTGGGCTAAAGAAAAAGATAATAGAGTTACAAAATTTGGTAATATAATGAGAAAAACAAGAATTGATGAATTGCCACAATTGTATAATGTTATAGTCGGAGAAATGAGTTTTGTAGGTCCAAGACCTGAAAGACAATTTTTTATAGATACTTTAGAAAAAGAAATACCTTACTATAATTTAAGACATATTGTAAAACCTGGATTAACGGGTTGGGCTCAAGTTAAATATCCATATGGTGCAAGTGTTGAAGATGCTTATAGAAAATTACAGTATGATTTGTATTACATAAAAAATTATTCTTTGTCATTTGATATATTAATAATATTAGATACTATAAAAATAGTAATATTTGGAAAGGGAAGATAA
- a CDS encoding glycosyltransferase family 2 protein: MEKVSIITPVYNSEKYIRNTIESVLNQTYKNFELILINDKSSDKSLKICQSYDDERIKIIDLEKNVGVCRARNIGIEKACGRYISFLDSDDIWSENKLMEQIEFMKKNSAEICCTEYERVNENLEKIGYIHIKEKISYQDMLKNNYVGCLTVIYDTFSIGKMYFDEINKNEDYLLWLKIIKKTGYIYGLRKNLAKYRVITGSRSSNKFKVILARWEIYRKYEKLNILSSFYYIINYGIIAVVKNRRISK; this comes from the coding sequence ATGGAAAAGGTTAGTATTATAACACCCGTATACAATAGTGAGAAATATATAAGAAATACAATAGAAAGTGTTTTAAATCAAACATATAAGAATTTTGAACTAATATTAATAAATGATAAATCAAGTGATAAAAGTCTTAAGATTTGCCAGTCGTATGATGATGAAAGAATAAAAATAATAGATTTAGAAAAGAATGTTGGAGTATGTCGTGCAAGAAATATAGGAATTGAAAAAGCTTGTGGAAGATACATTTCTTTTCTTGATTCAGATGATATTTGGTCTGAAAATAAGCTTATGGAACAAATTGAGTTTATGAAAAAAAATAGTGCTGAAATTTGTTGTACAGAATATGAAAGAGTAAATGAAAATTTAGAAAAAATAGGATATATACATATTAAGGAAAAAATCAGTTATCAAGATATGTTAAAAAATAACTATGTTGGTTGTTTAACGGTAATATATGATACATTTTCAATTGGAAAAATGTATTTTGATGAAATAAACAAAAATGAAGACTATTTATTATGGCTTAAAATAATAAAAAAAACAGGATATATTTACGGTTTACGTAAAAATCTTGCAAAATATAGGGTTATTACCGGCTCAAGATCAAGTAATAAATTTAAAGTTATACTGGCAAGATGGGAAATATATAGAAAGTATGAAAAATTAAATATACTTTCATCATTTTATTACATAATAAATTATGGTATAATTGCAGTAGTTAAAAATAGGAGAATTAGCAAATGA